The proteins below are encoded in one region of Hordeum vulgare subsp. vulgare chromosome 3H, MorexV3_pseudomolecules_assembly, whole genome shotgun sequence:
- the LOC123439181 gene encoding PHD finger protein rhinoceros-like, with amino-acid sequence MKRTRAQNPKAQEQEPPQDAGSNTNPKPQRRAKQPRQPKKTAVAREAAAAAATAAAAAAVSPAEEMTPVVPDVSVGAGGGGGGEVACGLPAEWDEMDGSPWWTFGVEEEKLLGWFPFVEEDFRPVSVAGAEPACFDDDDIWRIHQIYEIPSYAAK; translated from the coding sequence ATGAAGCGGACCAGAGCGCAGAACCCCAAGGCGCAGGAGCAGGAGCCACCGCAGGACGCCGGGAGCAACACCAACCCGAAGCCGCAGCGCCGGGCGAAGCAGCCGAGGCAGCCCAAGAAGACCGCCGTGGCTCGAGAGGCCGCTGCGGCGGCCGCGaccgctgctgctgccgccgccgtGTCACCCGCGGAGGAGATGACGCCCGTCGTCCCCGACGTCAGCGTcggggcgggaggaggaggaggaggggaggtggcGTGCGGGCTGCCGGCGGAGTGGGACGAGATGGACGGGTCGCCGTGGTGGACGttcggggtggaggaggagaagctgCTGGGGTGGTTCCCGTTCGTGGAGGAGGACTTCCGGCCCGTCTCCGTCGCCGGCGCCGAGCCCGCGTgcttcgacgacgacgacatctggAGGATCCACCAGATCTACGAGATCCCCAGCTACGCCGCCAAGTGA